Proteins encoded together in one Anguilla anguilla isolate fAngAng1 chromosome 9, fAngAng1.pri, whole genome shotgun sequence window:
- the LOC118235695 gene encoding integrator complex subunit 6-like isoform X1 — protein sequence MPILLFLIDTSASMNQRTYLGTTYLDIAKGAVEIFMKLRARDPASRGDRYMLVTFDEPPYGVKAGWKENHATFMSELKNLQASGLTTLGPALRSAFDLLNLNRLVSGIDNYGQGRNPFFLEPSVIVTITDGSKLTHSSGVQEELHLPLNSPLPGSELTKEPFRWDQRLFALVLRLPGAAAAAESEQLGSVPTDESAITQMCEVTGGRSYCVRTQRMLNQCLESLVQKVLSGVVINFEKTGPDPPLLGEDGLVDPARPAPSFGPQPWHSCHKLIYIRPNPKTGVPVGHWPIPESFWPDQNSPTLPPRTAHPVVRFSCVDCEPMVIDKLPFDKYELEPSPLTQYILERKSPHMCWQVFVSNSGKHSDLGQPFGYLKASTTLTCVNLFVMPYNYPVLLPLLDDLFKVHKLKPNVKWRQAFEVYLKSMPPYFLLPLKKALRMMGAPNLISDNMDCGLSYSVISYLKKLSQQAKMESDRLIVSVGKKPPQETGIKVKNHWSALSLAHRRDFKQLLQGITGEAPLRLADINFKEFSGFQIALLNKDLKPQAYRNAYDVSRRNLLDQLTRMRSNLLRTTQKLIRGQDEDYLHSIPVAQMGNYQEYLKMMPSPLREIDPDQPKRLHTFGNPFKQDKKGMMIDEADEFVTGPQNKKRGGSGDPNSGAALKRRRSMSPLLRRPQTPPIITNHVVGKGPPGAQVNHSLIKPIPLHKGSERNSVLGSESNGEQLKGAETGGGWPGGLDGGGAADLMPEDVTGEGGEGRVRVEDRFGEDGLDERPPGHPENCEELSPPGQEGALEGAGGETLRTVTIFPLEGTNAELRTRVLREVRKPGRNYETIFRLLEEVRGPLEVQKYFIHQTIKEAARFKKRVLIQQLETALEEMEEKHLLPAGLNNVHGR from the exons atgcctatTTTACTTTTCTTGATAGACACGTCCGCTTCTATGAACCAGCGCACTTATTTGGGTACGACGTATCTGGACATTGCTAAAGGCGCGGTTGAGATCTTTATGAAG CTGCGTGCCCGAGACCCGGCTAGTAGAGGCGACAGGTACATGCTAGTTACATTTGATGAACCACCATACGGAGTTAAG gCGGGATGGAAGGAGAACCACGCCACCTTCATGAGCGAGCTGAAGAACCTGCAGGCCTCTGGTCTGACCACGCTGGGCCCCGCCCTCCGCTCCGCCTTCGACCTGCTCAACCTCAACCGCCTCGTCTCGGGCATTGACAACTACGGACAG ggCAGGAATCCTTTCTTCCTCGAGCCCTCCGTGATCGTCACCATCACCGACGGCAGCAAGCTGACGCACAGCTCGGGggtgcaggaggag ctgcacCTGCCCCTGAACTCGCCCCTGCCGGGCAGCGAGCTGACCAAGGAGCCGTTCCGCTGGGACCAGCGGCTGTTCGCCCTGGTGCTGCGCCTGccgggcgccgccgccgccgccgagagCGAGCAGCTGGGCAGCGTGCCCACCGACGAGTCGGCCATCACGCAGATGTGCGAGGTCACCGGAG GCCGGTCCTATTGCGTCCGGACCCAGCGCATGCTCAACCAGTGCCTGGAGTCCCTGGTCCAGAAGGTTCTGAGCGGCGTCGTCATCAACTTTGAGAAAACGGGGCCGGACCCGCCCCTGTTAGGCGAAG ACGGACTAGTTGACccggcccgccccgccccgtccttTGGCCCGCAGCCCTGGCACAGCTGCCACAAGCTCATCTACATCCGGCCCAACCCCAAGACCGGCGTCCCCGTGGGGCACTGGCCCATCCCAGAATCCTTCTGGCCCGACCAGAACTCCCCCACTCTG ccgcCTCGCACGGCTCACCCGGTGGTGCGCTTCTCCTGCGTGGACTGCGAGCCCATGGTGATCGACAAGCTTCCCTTCGACAAGTACGAGCTGGAGCCCTCGCCCCTCACGCAGTACATCCTGGAGAGGAAGTCGCCGCACATGTGCTGGCAG gtgTTTGTGAGCAACAGCGGGAAGCACAGCGACCTGGGCCAGCCGTTCGGCTACCTGAAGGCCAGCACCACGCTCACCTGCGTCAACCTCTTCGTCATGCCTTACAACTACCCGgtcctgctgccgctgctgg ATGACCTGTTTAAAGTGCACAAACTGAAGCCAAACGTGAAGTGGCGACAGGCCTTTGAGGTCTACCTTAAGTCCATGCCCCCGTATTTCCTCTTG CCGTTGAAAAAGGCGCTAAGGATGATGGGGGCTCCGAACCTCATCTCCGACAACATGGACTGTGGCCTCAGCTACAGCGTCATCTCTTACTTGAAGAAACTGAGCCAGCAG GCGAAGATGGAGTCGGACCGGCTGATTGTGTCCGTGGGGAAGAAGCCCCCCCAGGAGACGGGCATCAAAGTGAAGAACCACTGGAGCGCCCTGTCCCTGGCCCACCGCCGCGACTTCAAACAGCTGCTGCAGGGCATCACCGGGGAGGCCCCCCTCCGCCTCGCCGACATCAACTTCAAGGAGTTCTCCGGCTTCCAGATCGCACTGCTCAACAAG GACCTTAAGCCCCAGGCCTATCGGAACGCGTATGACGTTTCCCGGCGGAACCTTCTGGATCAGCTGACCCGCATGCGCTCCAACCTCCTGCGCACGACGCAGAAGCTTATTCGAGGGCAGGACGAAG ACTACTTACACAGCATCCCAGTGGCCCAGATGGGGAACTACCAGGAGTACCTGAAGATGATGCCGTCCCCCCTGCGGGAGATAGATCCGGACCAGCCCAAACGGCTGCACACGTTCGGCAACCCCTTCAAACAGGACAAGAAG GGCATGATGATTGACGAGGCGGACGAGTTTGTGACGGGCCCCCAGAACAAAAAGAGGGGCGGCTCGGGGGACCCCAACTCGGGGGCCGccctgaagaggaggaggagcatgTCACCCCTGTTGCGCCGGCCGCAGACGCCACCCATCATCACCAACCACGTGGTGGGGAaggggcccccgggggcccagGTCAACCACAGCCTCATCAAGCCTATCCCGCTGCACAAAG GATCAGAGAGGAACAGCGTTCTGGGCTCAGAAAGCAATGGGGAGCAACTGAAGGGCGCAGAGACGGGTGGAGGCTGGCCTGGAGGACTGGACGGGGGGGGTGCGGCGGACCTCATGCCGGAGGACGTGAccggggaagggggagagggcagAGTCCGAGTGGAGGACAGATTTGGGGAAGACGGGCTGGATGAGAGGCCTCCTGGCCATCCAGAAAACTGTGAAGAATTGAGTCCCCCGGGACAGGAGGGCGCGCTAGAGGGAGCCGGAGGGGAAACGCTCAGGACAGTCACCATATTCCCCCTGGAGGGCACCAACGCAGAACTCCGCACACGGGTCCTCAGAGAAGTTCGGAAGCCTGGTCGCA ATTACGAGACAATATTCAGGCTTCTGGAGGAAGTGAGGGGCCCTCTGGAAGTGCAGAAGTACTTCATCCATCAGACCATTAAAGAGGCCGCCAG
- the LOC118235695 gene encoding integrator complex subunit 6-like isoform X2: MPILLFLIDTSASMNQRTYLGTTYLDIAKGAVEIFMKLRARDPASRGDRYMLVTFDEPPYGVKAGWKENHATFMSELKNLQASGLTTLGPALRSAFDLLNLNRLVSGIDNYGQGRNPFFLEPSVIVTITDGSKLTHSSGVQEELHLPLNSPLPGSELTKEPFRWDQRLFALVLRLPGAAAAAESEQLGSVPTDESAITQMCEVTGGRSYCVRTQRMLNQCLESLVQKVLSGVVINFEKTGPDPPLLGEDGLVDPARPAPSFGPQPWHSCHKLIYIRPNPKTGVPVGHWPIPESFWPDQNSPTLLQHAASSVKGL; encoded by the exons atgcctatTTTACTTTTCTTGATAGACACGTCCGCTTCTATGAACCAGCGCACTTATTTGGGTACGACGTATCTGGACATTGCTAAAGGCGCGGTTGAGATCTTTATGAAG CTGCGTGCCCGAGACCCGGCTAGTAGAGGCGACAGGTACATGCTAGTTACATTTGATGAACCACCATACGGAGTTAAG gCGGGATGGAAGGAGAACCACGCCACCTTCATGAGCGAGCTGAAGAACCTGCAGGCCTCTGGTCTGACCACGCTGGGCCCCGCCCTCCGCTCCGCCTTCGACCTGCTCAACCTCAACCGCCTCGTCTCGGGCATTGACAACTACGGACAG ggCAGGAATCCTTTCTTCCTCGAGCCCTCCGTGATCGTCACCATCACCGACGGCAGCAAGCTGACGCACAGCTCGGGggtgcaggaggag ctgcacCTGCCCCTGAACTCGCCCCTGCCGGGCAGCGAGCTGACCAAGGAGCCGTTCCGCTGGGACCAGCGGCTGTTCGCCCTGGTGCTGCGCCTGccgggcgccgccgccgccgccgagagCGAGCAGCTGGGCAGCGTGCCCACCGACGAGTCGGCCATCACGCAGATGTGCGAGGTCACCGGAG GCCGGTCCTATTGCGTCCGGACCCAGCGCATGCTCAACCAGTGCCTGGAGTCCCTGGTCCAGAAGGTTCTGAGCGGCGTCGTCATCAACTTTGAGAAAACGGGGCCGGACCCGCCCCTGTTAGGCGAAG ACGGACTAGTTGACccggcccgccccgccccgtccttTGGCCCGCAGCCCTGGCACAGCTGCCACAAGCTCATCTACATCCGGCCCAACCCCAAGACCGGCGTCCCCGTGGGGCACTGGCCCATCCCAGAATCCTTCTGGCCCGACCAGAACTCCCCCACTCTG TTACAGCATGCAGCGAGTTCAGTTAAAGGCCTATGA